In Aphis gossypii isolate Hap1 unplaced genomic scaffold, ASM2018417v2 Contig00259, whole genome shotgun sequence, the following are encoded in one genomic region:
- the LOC114119284 gene encoding uncharacterized protein LOC114119284, with protein sequence MTKNSATAKLMRECKIIIWDECTMAHILALETVDRTMKDLRGNSRQFGGAMILLSGDFRQTLPVIPKSTAADEINACLKSSFLWRHVKKLKLNTNMRVALQNDPSAAEFSRQLLALGNGHIPIDVLTGLISFPANFCEFTSSKEELITKVFPSIEVNYNNFDWMSERAILAARNKDVDSLNFTIQSKIAGELRSYKSVDSTTDENKAVNYPTEFLNSLDVPGTPPHNLQVKVGSIIIMLRNLNPPKLCNGTRLSVKKLMNNVIQSTIIKDNFKGEEVLIPRIPIIPTDLPFQFKRNQFPVRLAFAMTINKL encoded by the coding sequence ATGACCAAGAATTCAGCGACAGCGAAATTGATGCGAGAATGCAAAATCATCATTTGGGATGAATGCACGATGGCACATATACTAGCTTTGGAGACAGTTGACCGAACGATGAAAGATTTACGAGGTAATTCGAGACAATTTGGTGGGGCAATGATATTGCTCTCCGGAGATTTTCGTCAAACACTTCCCGTCATTCCGAAATCTACTGCTGCCGATGAAATTAATGCATGCCTAAAATCGTCGTTTTTGTGGCGACATGTCAAGAAGTTGAAATTGAACACGAACATGAGAGTTGCGTTGCAAAACGACCCATCGGCTGCTGAATTCTCGAGACAACTGCTGGCGCTTGGTAATGGACACATTCCGATTGATGTTTTGACTGGATTAATATCGTTTCCGGCAAATTTTTGTGAGTTCACATCGTCGAAGGAAGAACTCATTACAAAAGTGTTCCCAAGCATTGAGgtcaattataacaattttgattGGATGAGTGAACGGGCAATTCTAGCAGCGAGGAATAAGGACGTCGATAGCTTGAATTTTACAATTCAGAGTAAAATTGCTGGAGAACTACGTTCATACAAATCCGTTGACAGCACGACCGACGAAAACAAAGCGGTCAACTATCCGACAGAATTTTTGAACTCGCTTGATGTGCCAGGTACTCCACCGCATAATTTACAGGTAAAAGTGGGATCGATCATAATTATGTTGCGGAATCTAAATCCTCCTAAATTGTGTAATGGTACACGATTGTCCGTCAAGAAACTGATGAACAATGTAATACAATCAACGATCATCAAGGACAATTTCAAAGGGGAGGAAGTCCTTATCCCACGAATTCCGATCATTCCAACAGATCTTCCATTTCAGTTTAAGCGGAATCAGTTTCCCGTTAGATTGGCTTTTGCGATGACaatcaataaattgtaa